In Papaver somniferum cultivar HN1 chromosome 1, ASM357369v1, whole genome shotgun sequence, a genomic segment contains:
- the LOC113299779 gene encoding uncharacterized protein LOC113299779 has translation MALNISYSRLSAHRLSSPFPSSPKSKQHLQFLLSNSHLVVTSNSPPSISRKSHRNFLVMGSSTSSFQNPDNSVQETGRGDYSSVSDAEWKKRLTSEQFYVTRKKGTERAFTGEYWNTKSAGTYHCICCDTPLFESSTKFDSGTGWPSYYQPIGNNVKSKLDLSIIFMPRQEVLCDVCDAHLGHIFDDGPPPTGKRYCINSASLKLKSK, from the exons ATGGCTTTGAATATAAGCTACAGTAGACTTTCAGCTCACCGGTTATCATCCCCGTTTCCGTCATCACCAAAATCGAAACAACATCTCCAATTCCTCCTATCCAATTCTCATCTTGTTGTCACTTCCAATTCCCCTccttcaatttcaaggaaatcacATCGGAATTTTCTTGTAATGGGTTCTTCTACGTCGTCTTTTCAAAATCCAGATAACAGTGTTCAAG AGACAGGCAGGGGAGATTATTCTTCCGTAAGTGATGCAGAGTGGAAGAAGCGTCTCACTAGTGAGCAGTTCTACGTAACTCGCAAGAAGGGAACTGAGAGGGCTTTTACAGG GGAGTATTGGAACACAAAATCCGCAGGAACTTATCACTGCATCTGTTGTGACACGCCTTTGTTCGA ATCATCCACGAAATTTGACAGCGGAACTGGTTGGCCATCATACTATCAACCCATAGGAAATAACGTGAAATCGAAATTAGACTTGTCGATTATATTCATGCCTAGGCAGGAAGTTCTTTGTGATGTGTGCGATGCCCATCTTGGTCATATTTTTGATGATGGCCCTCCACCTACCGGAAAACGTTACTGCATTAACAG TGCCTCTCTGAAACTGAAATCAAAATAG
- the LOC113332582 gene encoding uncharacterized protein LOC113332582 — MQRTTSLLSSCSSSSSSSSPFSLPLPIRDGLHINFNRHNLSSLPYQHHHYTTTTPLNSSFFFRRTLPPVLRSTAVTEEIIEASKDELKFIEIGYVCNVHGLQGELRVKPNTDFPELRFSEGKRWLKERISGKEVIREVEIVEGREHAGQKSWILSFQGIDTIDQAKQLVGSVLLVREEDRPVLEEGEFYNPDLIGMRVLLKDTGELVGTVVNVFSSGGNDLLQVMLSSTEETHNGSGLVEAGSDVSGPLVWIPFVEAIVPDVDTDRKEMQITPPKGLLQLNLRSDVRSKKERRQLEWKERKKATQRLIAAKKKLSELEQRHVFDGLRFGDKVQKSLIANQIVGINYKLFQQAMQNTVTPSISLLEFINANKTKLQENSSKASAEFNSAQGTERTLNPTQDLLQKGLKFVSEGKVAIVIVANEIINKDL; from the exons ATGCAGCGAACAACATCTCTTCTCTCTTCCtgttcctcctcttcttcttcttcatcaccatttTCACTTCCTCTTCCCATCAGAGATGGattacatattaattttaatagaCATAACTTATCTTCACTTCCTTATCAACACCACCATTACACAACTACAACACCCTTAAACTCTTCCTTCTTTTTTCGACGCACTCTTCCTCCTGTCCTACGTAGCACCGCTG TGACTGAAGAAATTATTGAAGCAAGTAAAGATGAACTGAAATTTATTGAAATTGGGTATGTATGTAATGTTCATGGACTTCAAGGAGAACTTCGTGTAAAACCTAATACTGATTTCCCTGAATTACGATTTTCAGAG gGGAAAAGATGGTTAAAAGAACGAATCTCGGGGAAAGAAGTAATTAGGGAGGTTGAGATTGTTGAGGGGAGAGAGCATGCTGGACAGAAGAGTTGGATCCTTAGTTTTCAAGGGATTGACACTATTGACCAA GCAAAGCAACTTGTTGGGTCGGTACTACttgtaagagaagaagaccgACCAGTTTTGGAGGAAGGCGAGTTTTACAATCCAGATCTTATCGGCATGAGGGTTCTGCTTAAG GATACAGGCGAACTGGTGGGAACCGTCGTTAATGTCTTTAGCAGTGGTGGAAATGATCTCTTGCAAGTTATGCTTAGTTCAACTGAAGAAACACATAATGGTTCTGGTTTGGTAGAGGCAGGGAGTGATGTTTCTGGTCCCCTTGTTTGGATCCCATTTGTGGAAGCCATTGTTCCAGATGTGGATACTGATAGAAAAGAAATGCAGATTACTCCTCCGAAGGGGCTTCTTCAATTGAACCTGCGTTCTGATGTGAGGTCGAAAAAAGAAAGACGACAACTG gagtggaaagaaagaaagaaggcaACACAACGGCTCATAGCCGCTAAAAAGAAACTTTCTGAACTGGAACAAAGACATGTCTTCGATGGCTTAAGGTTTGGAGACAAAGTTCAAAAGAGCTTGATTGCAAATCAAATTGTTGGCATAAACTACAAATTGTTTCAACAGGCGATGCAGAATACTGTGACGCCCTCTATCAG TTTATTGGAATTCATCAATGCAAACAAAACCAAATTACAAGAGAATTCTTCAAAAGCATCAGCAGAGTTTAATAGTGCCCAGGGAACTGAAAGGACACTAAATCCAACTCAAGATCTGCTACAAAAGGGCCTGAAGTTCGTATCTGAAGGGAAAGTTGCAATTGTTATAGTAGCAAACGAAATAATCAATAAGGATCTTTAA
- the LOC113299791 gene encoding mitogen-activated protein kinase 10-like, with amino-acid sequence MQQHQQQEHRKKNPSEMDFFSDYGDANRYKIQEVVGKGSYGVVCSAIDTHTGDKVAIKKIHDIFEHVSDAARILREVKLLRLLRHPDIVEIKHIMLPPSGRAFKDIYVVFELMESDLHQVIKANDDLTLEHYRFFLYQLLRALKYIHTANVFHRDLKPKNILANANCKLKICDFGLARVAFNDSPTTIFWTDYVATRWYRAPELCGSFFSKYTPAIDIWSIGCIFAEVLTGKPLFPGKNVVHQLDLMTDLLGTPSLDTISRVRNDKARRYLSTMRKKQPVSFARKFPNADPIALKLLERLLAFDPKDRPTATEALADPYFRGLAKVEREPSCQAISKLEFEFERRRVSKEDIRELIFREILEYHPQLLKDYTTGSERANFLYPSAVDQFRKQFVHLEENNAMMEPVIPLERKHTSLPRSTVVQSNTVPPTGQPYMGSTRDRQDQFQNSGDRVLPPPPLVEKTRRTMGPSTVVMKDTTKAYDPRLYTRSVAVFPPQPPVSSSSSQISFRRSSSMSGKQETVRAEMERDISQSYLNSAVATSPSL; translated from the exons AATCCCTCAGAGATGGATTTTTTCAGTGATTATGGAGATGCCAATAGGTATAAAATTCAAGAAGTTGTTGGAAAAGGAAGTTATGGTGTTGTTTGTTCAGCCATTGACACCCATACTGGAGACAAGGTGGCGATAAAGAAAATACATGATATCTTTGAACATGTATCTGATGCTGCTAGAATACTTCGTGAGGTAAAGCTGCTCAGGCTTCTAAGGCATCCGGACATTGTTGAGATTAAACACATCATGTTGCCTCCATCCGGAAGAGCTTTTAAAGATATTTATGTTGTTTTTGAACTCATGGAGTCGGATCTTCACCAAGTCATTAAAGCTAATGATGACTTAACGCTGGAGCATTATCGGTTTTTTCTTTATCAGCTGCTACGAGCCTTGAAATATATCCATACAG CAAATGTGTTCCATCGGGATTTGAAACCGAAGAATATATTGGctaatgcaaattgcaaacttaAAATTTGTGACTTCGGGTTAGCGAGAGTTGCATTCAACGACTCTCCGACAACTATATTTTGGACG GATTATGTAGCCACGAGATGGTATAGAGCTCCAGAGTTGTGTGGATCATTTTTTTCTAAG TATACACCTGCAATTGATATTTGGAGTATTGGCTGCATCTTTGCTGAGGTGTTAACAGGAAAGCCATTGTTTCCTGGAAAAAATGTTGTTCACCAGTTGGATTTGATGACTGATCTACTCGGAACACCTTCTTTAGATACCATTTCACGG GTTCGGAATGATAAAGCTAGAAGATACTTAAGTACGATGAGAAAAAAGCAACCTGTGTCATTTGCACGGAAGTTTCCAAATGCTGATCCTATAGCACTTAAATTATTGGAGAGGCTATTGGCATTTGATCCAAAGGATCGACCAACTGCTACTGAG GCACTAGCTGATCCTTACTTTAGAGGCCTAGCCAAAGTGGAGAGAGAACCCTCCTGCCAGGCAATCTCAAAGCTAGAATTTGAGTTTGAGCGGAGGCGGGTGTCAAAGGAGGACATTCGAGAACTAATATTTCGTGAAATACTAGAGTATCATCCGCAACTATTAAAAGATTACACTACTGGAAGTGAAAGGGCAAATTTTCTCTATCCCAG TGCTGTTGATCAATTCAGAAAGCAGTTTGTTCACCTAGAGGAGAACAATGCAATGATGGAGCCTGTTATTCCACTTGAGAGGAAACATACTTCTCTCCCAAG ATCAACAGTTGTGCAGTCGAATACAGTTCCGCCAACGGGACAACCATATATGGGTTCAACAAGAGATCGGCAAGACCAGTTTCAGAACTCTGGGGATAGAGTTCTTCCCCCTCCACCGCTCGTGGAAAAAACTAGAAGAACCATGGGGCCCTCGACCGTTGTGATGAAAGATACTACAAAAGCATATGATCCAAGGTTGTACACTAGGAGCGTCGCAGTTTTCCCTCCTCAACCTCCCGTCTCATCCTCATCATCTCAGATAAGTTTCCGCAGAAGTAGCAGTATGTCCGGGAAGCAAGAAACAGTTAGGGCAGAGATGGAGAGAGACATTTCACAATCTTATTTGAATAGTGCTGTAGCTACATCTCCATCTTTGTAA